The DNA region TGGCCGGAGAAATAGGAATTACATTAAAAGATGATGTTTTTCGGCTAAATGCGGAAATTGGGTATTTTATTTCCAAAAAATTCTGGGGAAAAGGATTGGCTACCCAAGCAGTTCAAAAAATGACAGCATATACATTTGAGAATTTTGATGTTGTAAGAATAGTTGCTGGAGTTTTTGATTTTAATACATCATCAATGAAAGTATTAGAAAAAAATGGGTATTACCTGGAAAGTATTCGAAAAAATGCAGTAATAAAAAATGGAAAAATTATTGACGATTATATATGGGTAAAATTAAAAGAAAATTAATCAAAAAGAAAATTAAAATTATACCATGTTAGAACTAAGACCCAATTGCGAGCACTGTAATAAAGACTTACCAAACACTTCTATGGAAGCAATGATATGTTCTTTTGAATGTACGTATTGCAAAACCTGTGCTCTTGAAATCTTTGAAAATGTATGCCCAAGTTGTTCAGGTAATTTTGTAGAACGCCCCATTAGACCACAAAAAGAGGTGGAGAAATATCCGGCTTCAATAAAACCTGTCTTTAAACCAAAAGACTTAGAAAAAGCCAAACTAAATTCGGATAAATATGCAACCATTCCTCCAGAAAAAAGATAAAAAATGAATGCTTTTTTAATTGATAGTATTGGTTACGGAGCTTTAGTCATCAACTTATATTCAATGTCCACCAAGGGTGAATATAAGCTACGATTAATCTCACTTATCGCTAATCTAGGATATATCCTTTATGGTGTATTAATTAGTGCAGCACCAATAATTGTAGGCTGTACTATTGCCGTATTTCTTCATGGGTATCATATAAGAAGACTACGACTAAATAATAATAACAATGATTAAAATAGAAACCGCTAAGGCAGAAGATACAGCTATTTTAGCCCTTTTGGGGCGACTAACATTCGCTGAATCACATGGTCAATATATAGAAGATAAAAACGATCTATTAAAATACCTAGATGAGAATT from Aureibaculum sp. 2308TA14-22 includes:
- a CDS encoding GNAT family N-acetyltransferase, whose product is MITFKPHKMEFAKEFSKLKNVPEILDNGYDKTPNPYTEKDAIEFINQEIGKKPLERFLIYWNNEVAGEIGITLKDDVFRLNAEIGYFISKKFWGKGLATQAVQKMTAYTFENFDVVRIVAGVFDFNTSSMKVLEKNGYYLESIRKNAVIKNGKIIDDYIWVKLKEN
- a CDS encoding DUF1272 domain-containing protein translates to MLELRPNCEHCNKDLPNTSMEAMICSFECTYCKTCALEIFENVCPSCSGNFVERPIRPQKEVEKYPASIKPVFKPKDLEKAKLNSDKYATIPPEKR